In a single window of the Scophthalmus maximus strain ysfricsl-2021 chromosome 18, ASM2237912v1, whole genome shotgun sequence genome:
- the wdr26b gene encoding WD repeat-containing protein 26 isoform X3 yields the protein MQESGCRLEHPSATKFRNHVMEGEWDKAENDLNELRALMHSPNAIVRMKFLLLQQKYLEYLEDGKVLEALQVLRGELTPLKYNTDRIHVLSGYLMCSHAEDLRAKAEWEGKGTASRCRLLDKLQTYLPPSVMLPPRRLQTLLRQAVELQRDRCLYHNTKLDSSLDSVSLLLDHVCSRKQFPCYTQQILTEHCNEVWFCKFSNDGTKLATGSKDTTVIIWQVDPESHQLKLLRTLEGHAYGVSYLAWSPDDTYLIACGPDDCSELWLWNVQTGELRTKMSQSHEDSLTSVAWNPDGKRFVTGGQRGQFYQCDLDGNLLDSWEGVRVQCLWCLGDGRTVLASDTHQRIRGYNFEDLTDRNIVQEDHPIMSFTVSKNGRLALLNVATQGVHLWDLQDRVLVRKYQGVTQGFYTIHSCFGGHNEDFIASGSEDHKVYIWHRRGELPIAELTGHTRTVNCVSWNPAIPGLMASASDDGTVRVWGPAPFLDSQEADGLNENCSNMDS from the exons ATGCAGGAGTCAGGCTGCAGACTGGAACACCCATCGGCTACCAAGTTCCGCAACCATGTCATGGAGGGGGAATGGGACAAG GCTGAGAATGATCTCAATGAGCTGAGAGCACTGATGCATTCTCCCAATGCTATTGTG cGTATGaagttcctgctgctgcagcagaagtACCTAGAGTATCTGGAGGACGGCAAAGTCCTGGAGGCGCTGCAGGTGCTCCGGGGAGAGCTGACGCCTCTCAAGTACAACACAGATCGGATCCACGTACTCAGCGG ATACCTGATGTGTAGCCACGCTGAGGACCTGAGGGCCAAGGCAGAGTGGGAGGGCAAGGGCACCGCGTCACGCTGCAGACTGCTGGACAAATTACAGA CATACTTGCCACCTTCTGTGATGCTGCCGCCGCGGCGGCTGCAGACCCTGCTGCGGCAAGCggtggagctgcagagggacCGCTGCCTGTATCATAACACCAAGCTGGACAGTAGCCTGGACTCGGTCTCTCTGCTCCTTGATCATGTCTGCAGCAG GAAGCAGTTCCCCTGTTACACGCAGCAGATACTGACAGAGCACTGTAATGAGGTGTGGTTCTGCAAATTCTCAAACGATGGCACCAAACTAGCCACTGGCTCCAAAGATACTACTGTCATAATTTGGCAAGTGGACCCG GAGAGCCACCAGTTGAAGCTGCTGCGAACCCTTGAAGGTCACGCATACGGCGTCTCCTATTTAGCCTGGAGTCCCGATGACACCTACCTGATCGCCTGTGGACCTGATGACTGCTCTGAGCTCTGGCTCTGGAATGTTCAG ACGGGGGAGCTGCGGACCAAAATGTCCCAGTCCCATGAAGACAGTCTGACCAGTGTGGCCTGGAACCCTGATGGCAAACGCTTTGTGACCGGAGGACAAAGGGGACAGTTTTATCAGTGT GACCTGGATGGTAACTTGTTGGACTCCTGGGAGGGCGTGAGAGTGCAGTGCCTGTGGTGCCTGGGCGATGGCAGGACAGTGCTGGCGTCAGACACCCACCAACGTATCCGGGGGTACAACTTTGAGGACCTTACGGACAGAAACAT AGTTCAGGAGGACCACCCTATTATGTCTTTTACTGTTTCAAAGAATGGAAGATTAGCTTTGTTAAATGTAGCAACTCAG GGAGTACACCTGTGGGACCTTCAGGACCGGGTACTGGTGAGGAAGTACCAAGGTGTGACCCAGGGCTTCTACACCATTCACTCCTGCTTCGGAGGACACAACGAAGACTTCATTGCAAGTGGGAGTGAAG ACCATAAAGTGTACATCTGGCACCGGCGTGGAGAGCTTCCCATCGCTGAGCTAACAggccacacacgcacagttaACTGCGTGAGCTGGAACCCGGCCATCCCTGGGCTCATGGCCTCCGCCTCAGACGATGGCACAGTGCGCGTCTGGGGTCCTGCGCCCTTCCTCGACTCACAAGAGGCGGACGGACTCAAcg aGAACTGCAGTAACATGGACAGTTGA